One window of Zalophus californianus isolate mZalCal1 chromosome 3, mZalCal1.pri.v2, whole genome shotgun sequence genomic DNA carries:
- the HSPD1 gene encoding 60 kDa heat shock protein, mitochondrial, protein MLRLPAVLRQIRPVSRALAPHLTRAYAKDVKFGADARALMLQGVDLLADAVAVTMGPKGRTVIIEQSWGSPKVTKDGVTVAKSIDLKDKYKNIGAKLVQDVANNTNEEAGDGTTTATVLARSIAKEGFEKISKGANPVEIRRGVMLAVDAVIAELKKQSKPVTTPEEIAQVATISANGDKEIGNIISDAMKKVGRKGVITVKDGKTLNDELEIIEGMKFDRGYISPYFINTSKGQKCEFQDAYVLLSEKKISSVQSIVPALEIANAHRKPLVIIAEDVDGEALSTLVLNRLKVGLQVVAVKAPGFGDNRKNQLKDMAIATGGAVFGEEGLTLNLEDVQPHDLGKVGEVIVTKDDAMLLKGKGDKAQIEKRIQEIIEQLDITTSEYEKEKLNERLAKLSDGVAVLKVGGTSDVEVNEKKDRVTDALNATRAAVEEGIVLGGGCALLRCIPALDSITPANEDQKIGIEIIKRTLKIPAITIAKNAGVEGSLIVEKIMQSSSEVGYDAMLGDFVNMVEKGIIDPTKVVRTALLDAAGVASLLTTAEVVVTEIPKEEKDPAMGGMGGMGGGMGGGMF, encoded by the exons ATGCTTCGATTACCCGCAGTCCTTCGCCAAATTAGGCCAGTATCCAGAGCACTGGCTCCTCATCTCACTCGGGCCTATGCCAAAGACGTGAAATTTGGTGCGGATGCCCGAGCCTTAATGCTTCAAGGTGTAGACCTTTTAGCCGATGCTGTAGCCGTTACTATGGGGCCAAAG GGAAGAACAGTGATTATTGAACAGAGTTGGGGAAGTCCCAAAGTAACAAAAGATGGTGTGACTGTAGCAAAGTCAATtgacttaaaagataaatataaaaatattggcGCTAAACTTGTTCAAGATGTCGCCAATAACACAAATGAAGAGGCTGGGGATGGCACCACGACTGCTACTGTCTTGGCACGCTCTATTGCCAAGGAGGGCTTCGAGAAGATTAGCAAAGGTGCTAATCCTGTGGAAATCAGAAGAG GTGTGATGTTAGCTGTTGATGCTGTAATTGCTGAACTTAAGAAGCAGTCTAAACCCGTGACAACCCCTGAAGAAATTGCTCAG GTTGCTACGATTTCTGCAAATGGAGACAAAGAAATTGGCAACATCATTTCCGATGCAATGAAAAAGGTTGGAAGAAAGGGTGTCATCACAGTAAAG GATGGAAAAACACTAAATGATGAATTAGAAATTATTGAAGGCATGAAGTTTGATCGAGGTTATATTTCTCCATACTTTATTAATACATCAAAAG GTCAGAAATGTGAATTCCAAGATGCCTATGTTCTActgagtgaaaagaaaatttctagtGTCCAGTCCATTGTACCCGCTCTTGAAATTGCCAATGCTCACCGTAAGCCGTTGGTCATAATTGCTGAAGATGTTGATGGAGAAGCTCTGAGTACACTTGTTTTGAATAG GCTAAAAGTTGGTCTTCAGGTTGTGGCAGTCAAAGCTCCAGGTTTTGGTGACAATAGAAAGAACCAGCTTAAAGACATGGCTATTGCTACTGGTGGTGCG GTGTTTGGGGAAGAAGGATTGACTCTAAATCTTGAAGATGTTCAGCCTCACGATTTAGGAAAAGTTGGAGAGGTCATTGTGACCAAAGATGATGCCATGCTCTTAAAAGGAAAAGGTGACAAGGCTCAAATTGAAAAACGTATTCAAGAAATCATTGAGCAGTTAGATATCACAACTAGTGAATACGAAAAGGAAAAGCTGAATGAACGTCTGGCAAAACTCTCAGATGGAGTAGCTGTGTTGAAG GTTGGTGGGACAAGTGATGTTGaagtgaatgaaaagaaagaccGAGTTACAGATGCCCTCAATGCCACGCGCGCTGCTGTTGAAGAAGGCATTGTTCTGGGAGGGGGCTGTGCCCTGCTCCGATGCATTCCAGCCCTGGACTCAATAACTCCAGCTAACGAAGATCAAAAAATTG GTATAGAAATTATTAAGAGAACACTCAAAATTCCTGCAATCACCATTGCTAAGAATGCAGGTGTTGAAGGATCATTGATAGTTGAGAAAATTATGCAGAGTTCCTCAGAAGTTGGTTATGATGCTATGCTGGGAGATTTTGTGAATATGGTGGAAAAAGGAATCATTGATCCAACTAAG GTTGTAAGAACTGCTTTATTGGATGCTGCTGGAGTGGCCTCTCTGTTAACTACCGCAGAAGTTGTAGTCACTGAAATTCCTAAAGAAGAGAAGGACCCAGCAATGGGTGGAATGGGTGGTATGGGAGGTGGCATGGGAGGCGGCATGTTCTGA